The genomic segment GCCGTGCATCGGCTCTAGGGCGATGGTCTTGAGAATGAGAAGGTCGAGAGTGCCTTGAACGAGATCGCTCGGTTTACCCATGCCTAGATTATCTACACTCCGTGTTGTAGATAGTCAAGGTATTTGTTGTAGATCGTCAAGGTATGTTTCGGCAGGCAACACGCAACAGGGAACAGGGAACAGGGAAAAGGGGCACGTACCAAATCTCGGCCACGACTCCCTAATCAGTAATCCCTACTCCCTACTCCCTGTCTTTTTCACTCCTCGTGTTTGCGGCTGCGCTTCCACTCTGCAACCAGTTCCGATTCGTCCTGCCGCGGAGTCCAGAAGCGGGACACAGCAATGCCGGCGCATATCAGCACGAGCCCTATAGAAATATCACGCGTCGGAACCGCATGCCATGCGATGTAGGGAATGGGCACATCAAGCCCCATGGCGAGAAAGAAGGCTCCTGCAGCAATAAGCAGCGCGACCACCGGCGTCCTGATAAATGGCATGGAGAAATACCTCCTGGCCGTTCCCTGAGCGGACGCCGGTATCGTAGCAGAGATCAGGGAAAAAGGAGTAGGGAACAGAGAATAAGGAGCAGAACTGCCTCAGTCGGCAGCTACCGCCTTCTTGGCAGACCTGCGATTGCTGGCTGTTTTCGTCGCTCGGGCTGCGGGGCGGGGCCCCGAGGAGGCTGCCTTCGGAATCGCCGAAATATCGGTCTTGCCCTCCGCCAGCTGCATCAGGAACTCCTGAGCCGAAAAAGCGGGTGCATCCTTCATCGCTTTGTTTGCGCGGACGTAGGTGCCATCTGCCTGCTGCAGTCGCGCCTTCGTCGTGTCGGCGAGGTAAGCGGGCAGAATCTCGTCGTGAATGCGCGCCAGTGCCGCAGGGTCGCGCACCGGAAACACGACTTCGCAGCGCTCGAATAGATTACGCGGCATCCAGTCCGCCGAGCCCAGATAAATCTCGTAATTGCCGCCGTTCGCGAAATGGAAAATGCGCGAGTGTTCCAGGAACCGGCCCACCACCGATCGCACACGGATATTGTCAGAAAGCCCTTTGACCCCCGGCTTCAGGATGGAGACCCCACGGATAATGAGGTCCACCTCCACGCCCGCCTGCGATGCCTGGTAGAGCGCTTCGATAACCGAGGGCTCGAGCAGCGCATTCATCTTGGCGATGATGTGCGCAGGCCGCCCGGCGCGCGCATGTTCTGCTTCGCGGCGAATGAGCCCCAGGAAGCTCTCCGCCATGGTGAGCGGCGCCACCAGCAGCGGCCGGTAGTCGTCCACCTCGGCGTGCGCGGTCAGGTAGTTGAACACCATGTGCACGCGTTCAGTGATCTCGGGATTCGACGTCAGCAGGCTCAAATCGGTGTAGAAACGCGCCGTAACCGGGTTGTAGTTTCCGGTGCCCAGATGGCAATAGCGCCTCGTCACGCCATCTTCGTCGCGGCGGACAACCAGCGCGAGTTTGCAATGTGTCTTCAGGCCCACCACGCCGTGAAACACCTGCACGCCGGCATCTTCCATGTTGCGCGCCCAGCGAATATTCGATGCCTCATCAAACCGCGCCATCAGTTCCACCACCAGCGTCGCTTCCTTGGTCGCGGCGGCTTCAGTGATCGCCTGAAACATCGGCGAATCGGAACTGGTGCGGTAAAGCGTCTGCTTAATGCTTACGACATTCGGATCCTGCGCGCCCAGCTCAATGAAGTTCACCACCGGGTCATAAGAGTCATACGGATGGTGAAGCAGAATGTCCCGTGTGCGCAGATCCTCAAAAATGTTAGCTGCCTTCCGGCTCAGCGAGAGGGGATGTGGCGTGAACGGCGGAAACTTCAGGTCCGGCCGCTGCACGTCGCTGTAGAGCGACATGATACGCGACAGGTTTACCGGGCCTTCGCCCTGGAAGACCTGGTCCTCCTCCAACTCGAAGTTGGTCCGCAGCCGCTCCACAATCTCGTGATGCGCTCCGGCCTCGATCTCCAGCCGCACGGCATCGCCCTTGCGGCGATTGTGAAGCTCCACGCGAATCGTCTCCAGCAGCGAGCGCGCTTCTTCCTCTTCAAAGTAGAGATTCGAATTGCGCGTCACCCGGAACGCCGTATACGCCTGCACCTCGTAGCCGCGATACATGCCGGCAAGATTCTGCGCGATCAGATCCTGCAGCAGAACGTAGTCGAACTGACCCTCGGCACACGGCAGCCGCACAAACCGCGGCAGCGCGCGCGGGACCGTGACCACCCCCAGCACCAGCGGACCCGAGCTTCGCCTCTTCGGCCGCAGCAACAGCGCCAGGCACAGCGCCTTGTTCAGCACGCGCGGAAACGGATGCGCCGGATCAATCGAGATCGGCGTAAGCAGCGGATCCACCTCGCGCTGAAAGTAGTTCTGCGCGAACGCCCGTGCTTCCTCGTCGAGTTCGTTCCAGTCCAGAAGTCGGATGCCCTGCTTGCGCATCTCCGGCAGCAGACGCTTGTCCCAGCAGGCGTACTGCGCAGCGACAAAGGAATGAATCTCGCGGGTGAGCCCCTCAAGCGATTCATCAGGACGCAGGCCGTCGTACCCCGGCTCTTGGTAGCCGTCCTCGATGCGCTGCATCAGGCCGGCCTGGCGAATCTCCACGTACTCATCGAGGTTCGACGCGGTAATGGCCAGAAACTTGACGCGTTCGAGCAGGGGATTGGTAGCGTCCTCGGCTTCTTCCAGGACGCGCCGATTGAACTGCATCCAGGACTCGTCGCGGCCGTTGAACTGCCGCTGAATTTTCGTGCTCTTGGCCATTCGAATGACACCAGCGCGTGTTCGTCAGGATAACGGATCAGAGTGAAAGGGACAAAGTTCTCCCGCCGCGTCTGGCGCTGCGCAGGATCTCGCCCTCAGTTAGCCAGCTTGATGCGGGCGATCTTGCGGATCGCCGGCAGATCGGCTGGGCGGTTCACGGTAAGGCGAAGCCCCGTACCCTCGGGATAGCGCGGCGCCGTGGCCAGTGCCTCCACAACGGCCTTGGGTAAATGAGCCTCTTTTGCGGCGGTCACGGCCTTATCGCTCAGCGTAAACGCCACCTTGAAGCAATTGTGGCAGGGCGACATGAAAATGATGTTGCGGCTCTTCTGTTTCAGCCGCAGCGACCAGCCATATTTATTAACCACGATCCCCTTCCACTCCTGGGTCAGGTTGCCGCCATCGCTGCTGACTTCCTCGATGAGCTCAGACCAGAGAGGTGCTGCCGTACCCAGCGCGGTAATGACTTCGGCGTGGGAGGGCTGATTGGCTCTGCCTATAAATGCGTTAGCCAAATCCATTGAGTTTCTCCTTGACGGCCTTTTTGGACGGGGAATTGTAGCGCTAATCCAAACATTCCGCAGTGACAAGCCGCGAATCCCTTTCCACGCGCAGCCCACCGTCTGCGGCTGGTGATTCGCCCAGTAGCCAGACCGCTTGGGAACCTGAGAATTGACCTGTGACGCCGTGGGGTTGAGGATGGTAGTAGGCACCCGCTGCACGCCGAGTCCCCCAAGAGGAGCGCTCCGATGCCGAATCAAGATCAGAACCCGAAAGCCATGCTCGATCCCAGGGAGCCGCTCCCGCCGCAGGCCCAGGATTTCGCGCGTAAGTTGAACAAAATGCTCGATGGCCACCAGAAGGACGAGGCCACCGTCGCCCAGCAGTTCGAGGGCCTCGAGGGCATGTTCGACCTGATCGCTGCGGGGCTTTACAGCCTGGCCTCCATGCTGGTCGGCGAGGGCGAGGACTCCATTCGCCTGGTCGAAACGGCCGTAGCCAACGCGGAAGTGTCAGCTTGTTCGCAGCCGGAAGAAGCAAGGCTGTCCGGCCGCCGCGCGCTTGTGGCAGCCGCTCTCAATCTGATCGCAGCGCGTAACCCCGAGAGCCTCGCCGCTCCCGCCGGTCTTGAGCACGCCGATACCTGCATCGAAGACGACGACCTCGACGCCGCCGGTGTCTCCCGCGAGGAACTGGAGCGCATGATGGCCGGGCCGGACCGCGATCGCATGCGTGCATGGCTCGAGAGCCTGCCCACCCCCACGCGGACTATCTTCGTCCTCCGGGCAGTCGCCGGTTATTCAACAGCGCAAACGGCGGCCGCTTTGGCTGAGTTCGCCGGCCCCCGCGCTGCCGGATGGAAGCCTGAAGCCGTGCGCGAACTCTTCCGCCAGGGACTGTGCTCGCTGGCCTCGCAGATGGTCAAAGCCGGCATCCACTAAGTCGAT from the Occallatibacter riparius genome contains:
- the ppk1 gene encoding polyphosphate kinase 1, yielding MAKSTKIQRQFNGRDESWMQFNRRVLEEAEDATNPLLERVKFLAITASNLDEYVEIRQAGLMQRIEDGYQEPGYDGLRPDESLEGLTREIHSFVAAQYACWDKRLLPEMRKQGIRLLDWNELDEEARAFAQNYFQREVDPLLTPISIDPAHPFPRVLNKALCLALLLRPKRRSSGPLVLGVVTVPRALPRFVRLPCAEGQFDYVLLQDLIAQNLAGMYRGYEVQAYTAFRVTRNSNLYFEEEEARSLLETIRVELHNRRKGDAVRLEIEAGAHHEIVERLRTNFELEEDQVFQGEGPVNLSRIMSLYSDVQRPDLKFPPFTPHPLSLSRKAANIFEDLRTRDILLHHPYDSYDPVVNFIELGAQDPNVVSIKQTLYRTSSDSPMFQAITEAAATKEATLVVELMARFDEASNIRWARNMEDAGVQVFHGVVGLKTHCKLALVVRRDEDGVTRRYCHLGTGNYNPVTARFYTDLSLLTSNPEITERVHMVFNYLTAHAEVDDYRPLLVAPLTMAESFLGLIRREAEHARAGRPAHIIAKMNALLEPSVIEALYQASQAGVEVDLIIRGVSILKPGVKGLSDNIRVRSVVGRFLEHSRIFHFANGGNYEIYLGSADWMPRNLFERCEVVFPVRDPAALARIHDEILPAYLADTTKARLQQADGTYVRANKAMKDAPAFSAQEFLMQLAEGKTDISAIPKAASSGPRPAARATKTASNRRSAKKAVAAD
- a CDS encoding RNA polymerase sigma factor, with product MPNQDQNPKAMLDPREPLPPQAQDFARKLNKMLDGHQKDEATVAQQFEGLEGMFDLIAAGLYSLASMLVGEGEDSIRLVETAVANAEVSACSQPEEARLSGRRALVAAALNLIAARNPESLAAPAGLEHADTCIEDDDLDAAGVSREELERMMAGPDRDRMRAWLESLPTPTRTIFVLRAVAGYSTAQTAAALAEFAGPRAAGWKPEAVRELFRQGLCSLASQMVKAGIH
- a CDS encoding DUF3788 domain-containing protein, with the translated sequence MDLANAFIGRANQPSHAEVITALGTAAPLWSELIEEVSSDGGNLTQEWKGIVVNKYGWSLRLKQKSRNIIFMSPCHNCFKVAFTLSDKAVTAAKEAHLPKAVVEALATAPRYPEGTGLRLTVNRPADLPAIRKIARIKLAN